Proteins encoded in a region of the Leishmania panamensis strain MHOM/PA/94/PSC-1 chromosome 15 sequence genome:
- a CDS encoding nucleolar RNA binding protein, putative (TriTrypDB/GeneDB-style sysID: LpmP.15.1330), which translates to MVYALLELPAGVALFKVDGERRKLKALLHFKSTADALETTAQLVNGELSKPVRRFLKKNYLEKEVSEELAVADAKLAKAIKETLAIPCVSGEDTLPTFRALKQGIDSLLEDVSAEQLNQTALGLAHNLNRYKLKFSPDKVDMMVVQAVSLLEDLDKEINKYAMRTREWYGWHFPELGKIVNDNVAYCKIVLAMKTRFNARDTDFSDFLEEEMEQKVKEAAMVSMGTEIAEEDIENISRLCSEVVAASKYREQLSTYLSSRMQTIAPNLTTMVGEQIGARLIQKAGSLLTLAKYPSSTVQILGAEKALFRALKQRQATPKYGILYNASVVAKAAPAQKGTMSRVLAAKASLSARIDSFGEGDNTPALEYRSKVENRLKAFEEGITYGRSGNARGVGAGMEQRRSYGDNQGNGFKRPRMNTSGFNNERGGRGGGGFKSSRPDNSGY; encoded by the coding sequence ATGGTGTACgcactgctggagctgcCTGCTGGCGTGGCGCTGTTCAAAGTGGATGGCGAGAGGCGCAAGCTGAAGGCGCTGTTGCACTTCAAGAGTACCGCCGATGCGCTCGAAACGACGGCACAGCTCGTGAACGGCGAGCTCTCGAAGCCGGTGCGCAGGTTCCTGAAGAAGAACTacctggagaaggaggtcTCCGAGGAGCTAGCGGTGGCCGATGCGAAGCTGGCCAAGGCTATCAAGGAGACGCTCGCCATCCCGTGCGTGTCCGGCGAGGACACGCTTCCAACCTTCCGCGCGCTTAAGCAGGGCATCGACAGCCTCCTCGAGGACGTCtcggcggagcagctgaacCAGACGGCGCTTGGTCTGGCGCACAACCTCAACCGCTACAAGCTGAAGTTCTCCCCTGATAAGGTGGATATGATGGTTGTGCAGGCGGTGTCGCTCCTGGAGGACCTCGACAAGGAGATCAATAAGTACGCCATGCGCACGCGCGAGTGGTATGGCTGGCACTTCCCCGAGCTGGGCAAGATCGTGAACGACAACGTGGCCTACTGCAAAATCGTGCTGGCTATGAAGACACGCTTCAACGCCCGCGACACGGACTTCTCCGACTTCCTCGAGGAGGAAATGGAGCAGAAGGTGAAGGAAGCGGCGATGGTGTCGATGGGTACGGAAATTGCGGAAGAGGACATCGAGAACATCTCGCGCCTATGCAGCGAGGTCGTCGCGGCCTCGAAGTATCGCGAACAGCTCTCCACCTACCTCTCTTCCCGCATGCAGACCATCGCGCCGAACCTGACAACAATGGTGGGAGAGCAGATAGGCGCCCGCCTCATCCAGAAGGCCGGCTCGCTGCTGACACTTGCCAAGTACCCCTCCTCGACAGTGCAAATCCTCGGCGCCGAGAAGGCTCTCTTCCGTGCCTTGAAGCAGCGCCAGGCCACCCCCAAGTATGGCATCCTCTACAACGCCTCCGTGGTGGCCAAGGCGGCCCCTGCGCAGAAGGGCACCATGTCCCGTGTGCTTGCCGCGAAAGCGTCGCTGAGCGCCCGCATCGACTCCTTCGGTGAGGGCGACAACACGCCTGCCCTAGAGTACCGCAGCAAGGTGGAGAACCGCCTCAAGGCTTTTGAGGAAGGCATCACTTACGGCAGGAGTGGCAACGCCCGCGGTGTTGGCGCTGGCAtggagcagcgccgtagCTATGGCGACAACCAGGGAAACGGATTCAAGCGCCCACGCATGAATACGAGCGGCTTCAACAACGAGCGTGgcggtcgcggcggcggcggcttcaAGTCCTCGCGCCCGGACAATAGTGGGTACTAG